One Defluviimonas sp. SAOS-178_SWC DNA window includes the following coding sequences:
- a CDS encoding VOC family protein translates to MSHRSRIGVVCIDCKTDDLTEAVGFWSAMLGRKGEIDERGKYAVFDDHTGYPRVLLQAVDHEPRVHLDIETDDRDAECERLKALGAKEVARIKTWIVMEAPTGHRFCLVRPQGDDFPGNAKEFG, encoded by the coding sequence ATGAGCCACCGTTCCCGCATCGGCGTCGTCTGCATCGACTGCAAGACCGACGACCTGACCGAGGCCGTGGGCTTCTGGTCGGCCATGCTCGGCAGGAAGGGCGAGATCGACGAGCGCGGCAAATACGCCGTCTTCGACGACCATACAGGCTACCCGCGCGTCCTGTTGCAGGCGGTGGACCACGAACCGCGCGTCCATCTCGACATCGAGACCGACGACCGCGACGCGGAATGCGAACGGCTGAAGGCGCTGGGCGCAAAAGAGGTCGCGCGGATCAAGACCTGGATCGTGATGGAGGCGCCGACCGGGCATCGGTTCTGTCTGGTCCGGCCGCAGGGCGACGACTTTCCCGGCAATGCGAAGGAGTTTGGCTGA
- a CDS encoding branched-chain amino acid ABC transporter permease: protein MPDQLLYAMEVTLNGLMAGVMYSLVALGFVLIFKASGIFNYAQGVLALFAALTLVGFQDGQVPFAHLINAVFGTDLHNFGWELPALVAIVLTAAVMVLLAIIIEKFVLKHLVNQPPIILFMATIGMAYFLEGLGDIMWGADIKKLDVGLPQGISETVESVTDAAFGYGFFIDNLDIVATVVAALLVLSLTLFSQYTKYGRALRAVADDHQAALSVGISLRFIWVLVWSIAGIVALVAGIMWGTKSGVQFSLSLIALKALPVLMLGGFTSIPGAIVGGLIIGVGEKLFEFLIGPMIGGATENWFAYVLALLFLVFRPQGLFGEKIIERV from the coding sequence ATGCCTGACCAGCTTCTCTATGCGATGGAGGTCACGCTGAACGGCCTCATGGCGGGCGTGATGTATTCGCTCGTGGCGCTCGGGTTCGTGCTGATCTTCAAGGCCAGCGGCATCTTCAATTACGCGCAAGGCGTGCTCGCGCTCTTCGCCGCGCTGACGCTTGTCGGCTTTCAGGACGGGCAGGTGCCCTTCGCGCATCTGATCAACGCGGTCTTCGGCACCGACCTGCACAATTTCGGCTGGGAGTTGCCGGCCCTCGTCGCCATCGTCCTCACGGCGGCGGTGATGGTGCTTCTGGCGATCATCATCGAGAAATTCGTCCTCAAGCACCTCGTGAACCAGCCGCCGATCATCCTCTTCATGGCGACGATCGGCATGGCCTACTTCCTTGAAGGCCTAGGCGACATCATGTGGGGGGCGGACATCAAGAAACTCGACGTCGGCCTGCCGCAGGGGATTTCCGAAACGGTCGAGAGCGTGACCGACGCGGCCTTCGGCTACGGGTTCTTCATCGACAACCTCGACATCGTGGCGACGGTGGTGGCGGCGTTGCTGGTGCTGTCGCTGACGCTCTTCTCGCAATACACCAAGTACGGCCGCGCGCTCCGTGCCGTGGCCGACGACCATCAGGCGGCGCTGTCGGTCGGCATCTCGCTCCGCTTCATCTGGGTGCTCGTCTGGTCCATCGCCGGGATCGTCGCCCTCGTCGCCGGGATCATGTGGGGCACCAAGTCGGGCGTGCAGTTCTCGCTCTCGCTCATCGCGCTGAAGGCGCTGCCGGTCCTCATGCTCGGCGGCTTCACCTCGATCCCCGGTGCCATCGTCGGCGGGCTGATCATCGGCGTGGGCGAAAAGCTCTTCGAATTCCTCATCGGCCCGATGATCGGCGGGGCGACCGAAAACTGGTTCGCCTATGTCCTCGCGCTTCTTTTCCTCGTCTTCCGGCCGCAAGGTCTCTTCGGCGAAAAGATCATCGAGAGGGTATGA
- a CDS encoding ABC transporter ATP-binding protein — MNVMNPEGYTTADGRKIGGVLMEMKNITLRFGGVKAITDISFDIREGEIRAIIGPNGAGKSSMLNVISGFYVPQEGEVWFKGYKRGPMKPYQVARLGIARTFQNIALFDGMSVLDNIMTGRLTMMKSGLLGQAIWWGGAQREETEHREKVEKIIDFLEIQNIRKTPVGRLPYGLKKRVELARALAAEPKLLLLDEPMAGMNVEEKEDMSRFILDVNDEFGTTIALIEHDMGVVMDLSDRVVVMDYGKKIGDGTPDEVRNNQDVIDAYLGVSHD; from the coding sequence ATGAATGTAATGAATCCGGAAGGCTACACCACCGCTGACGGCCGCAAGATCGGCGGCGTTCTGATGGAGATGAAGAACATCACTCTGCGCTTCGGCGGGGTGAAGGCGATCACCGATATTTCCTTCGACATCCGCGAAGGGGAGATTCGCGCCATCATCGGGCCGAACGGGGCCGGCAAATCCTCCATGCTCAACGTCATCTCGGGTTTCTACGTGCCGCAGGAAGGCGAGGTCTGGTTCAAGGGCTACAAGCGCGGGCCGATGAAACCCTATCAGGTCGCCCGCCTCGGCATCGCCCGGACGTTCCAGAACATTGCGCTATTCGATGGGATGTCTGTCCTCGACAACATCATGACCGGGCGGCTGACGATGATGAAATCGGGCCTTCTGGGTCAGGCGATCTGGTGGGGCGGGGCGCAGCGGGAAGAGACCGAGCACCGGGAAAAGGTCGAGAAGATCATCGACTTCCTCGAAATTCAGAATATCCGGAAGACACCTGTCGGCCGGCTGCCCTACGGATTGAAAAAGCGGGTTGAACTCGCCCGTGCGCTTGCCGCCGAGCCGAAGCTCCTCCTCCTTGATGAACCAATGGCGGGCATGAACGTCGAGGAGAAGGAGGATATGTCGCGCTTCATCCTCGACGTCAACGACGAGTTCGGCACGACGATCGCGCTGATCGAGCATGACATGGGCGTGGTCATGGACCTGTCCGACCGGGTCGTCGTGATGGACTACGGCAAGAAGATCGGCGACGGCACACCCGACGAGGTCAGGAACAACCAGGACGTCATCGACGCCTATCTGGGGGTCTCGCATGACTGA